TCTACAAATGCAGTTATGGTCCTTCTGTTTCCCAGCCCTGGCCTCCTCCTTGATCCCACAGTCTTGCCTTCTGGCCTGGACAtgaggcaggagaggaggagtGATAAGGGCAGCAAAGAAACCTTCCTGTAGTCAAGCAGCAGGAGGGACACCAGGCTTGGCATTTCTAGGGTAAGAAAAGCTCTTATGGAAACAAACCCCACTGTGTACAAAAGGTTTAATTTTGACAAAGGGGTTAAGAGGCTGGGATGGCCCTTCCACAGCCACCAGTGACTGGGAAGAGTGCTCTGGGGATACTGCCCACCCCACTGCTCCTGTCTTCGAACTCCACTCTATGATGGGGCCCAGTCCTGCCCTTTACAACCATGTAGCGATCCTCAGTGAGACCCCTGACTCTATCCCCATAAAAGGGCTCAGGCATCCATCTTCACAAAGACCTTGGGGCGGGAAAAGATCTTGATGGCCTCCTCTACCTGCACCAGCTTCTGGTCCAGCTCAGCACGATGGCTCTGGGCTCTCAGTGAATCCGCCCCAGCAGGCAGCAGCACCAGCTCACGCAGCAGCTGGCTCTGGCCTACAGAGGCCCCAGGAACAGTAAGTGCTGGGCAGGGGTGCATGGTCCCCAGTGGGTTCCCCATCCAGCTCCCTTTGGCCACATACTCACTCTGGAGCAGATTGCTCAGTGTCTCCAGCCGCTGGTTCTCAGGCATGCAAGTGTGGCCAGGGGGCATGGCCGGGTCCGGCTGGCTGTGCTGACAGGCCTCAGCCTCCTGCCGCCACAGATCCCTGCGCTCCAACAAGCTGCGATGCAACAGACTCAGGATTGATGATCCCAGGGCAGATGTTGGCTCCCACCCACCATAAGCGTCCCTTACCCTGGGTGTTGGGCAGTAGGACCTACTAATGGGGCACGTGACCCTTCTGTGTGGCGTTGTAGTGCTCCTGGGCCTGCCGCTGCTGCTCCAGCACCTGTGCCAGCACTTGCAGCGAGCGAGAATGACGCCGGGGGGCCCTCTTGGCAGTGCAAGCATTGTGGGTAATGAAGTCCACACTTGGGCCTGGGCCCTGCAGGACATGGCAAGCGTGATGAAGTAGACAGCACTGTGTTGTGCCCCTGAACCTCCCCAGGATCCCTGCCCTACCTCCCAGCCCTCACACATCCTCTCACCTTAGCATTGGGACCTGGTGGGGTTAGCTGGGGACGGGGGATGCGGGGTGGTGGGAACCCAGGGCCGCAACGGGAATGTGCCCGCAGGAAGTGGGCAGGCTCTGtcccagaggcagggctgggctccTGTAGGTCAAGGCATAGCAGAGGGATAAGTCAGGCTGAGGTCAGGGTCTCAAGCCATAAGACCAA
This genomic window from Mesoplodon densirostris isolate mMesDen1 chromosome 19, mMesDen1 primary haplotype, whole genome shotgun sequence contains:
- the ENKD1 gene encoding enkurin domain-containing protein 1 isoform X2 — translated: MCEGPSRISGPIPPDPTLCPDSYRRPASAQGRLEGSALKLGLLTPDPDLDATPPRGPRIGPGAREILERGRRGVGGVLLQLGGISLGPGASPKRKDPKDHEKENLRRIREIQRRFREQEHSREQDQSRPLKALWRSPKYDKVESHVKAQLQEPSPASGTEPAHFLRAHSRCGPGFPPPRIPRPQLTPPGPNAKGPGPSVDFITHNACTAKRAPRRHSRSLQVLAQVLEQQRQAQEHYNATQKGHVPHYLLERRDLWRQEAEACQHSQPDPAMPPGHTCMPENQRLETLSNLLQSQSQLLRELVLLPAGADSLRAQSHRAELDQKLVQVEEAIKIFSRPKVFVKMDA
- the ENKD1 gene encoding enkurin domain-containing protein 1 isoform X1 produces the protein MGGETARKDDGGMCEGPSRISGPIPPDPTLCPDSYRRPASAQGRLEGSALKLGLLTPDPDLDATPPRGPRIGPGAREILERGRRGVGGVLLQLGGISLGPGASPKRKDPKDHEKENLRRIREIQRRFREQEHSREQDQSRPLKALWRSPKYDKVESHVKAQLQEPSPASGTEPAHFLRAHSRCGPGFPPPRIPRPQLTPPGPNAKGPGPSVDFITHNACTAKRAPRRHSRSLQVLAQVLEQQRQAQEHYNATQKGHVPHYLLERRDLWRQEAEACQHSQPDPAMPPGHTCMPENQRLETLSNLLQSQSQLLRELVLLPAGADSLRAQSHRAELDQKLVQVEEAIKIFSRPKVFVKMDA